The Dethiosulfovibrio peptidovorans genome includes a window with the following:
- a CDS encoding co-chaperone GroES codes for MNLKPLADRIVVKVVTSEEKTKGGLFLPDTAKEKPQEGEVVAVGSGKVLENGQKLPLELKVGDRIIFSKYAGTEVKIDGDEYVIFSERDVLAVIEK; via the coding sequence GTGAATCTCAAACCACTTGCAGATCGCATCGTCGTCAAAGTCGTCACCAGTGAGGAAAAGACCAAAGGGGGTCTCTTCCTGCCTGATACGGCCAAAGAAAAGCCCCAGGAGGGCGAGGTCGTCGCCGTTGGTAGCGGAAAAGTCCTGGAGAATGGTCAGAAGCTCCCTCTTGAGCTTAAGGTCGGTGATCGGATCATCTTCAGTAAGTACGCTGGAACCGAGGTCAAGATCGATGGTGATGAGTACGTAATCTTCAGCGAGCGGGATGTCCTCGCTGTCATTGAGAAGTAG
- the mviN gene encoding murein biosynthesis integral membrane protein MurJ, which translates to MSSSLSRMVRNALTMMIGTLTSRVLGLVREIITAALFGASRGLDAFYVAYTLSNIARQLLAEGALSAAFVPVFTQAMEHSGRGRGRALAQQALTVLLLSCLAVIVLGIMMSPWLVNLMAPGFDREKAALAVSLTRWMFPYLLLVSVAALAMGVLNSLDRFFVPAVAPALSNIAYIMVVLLGASRMGVWSLVWAVLFGGLLQMALQVGVACQEGIALVPAPPDRGDRDLRRMLALFLPYAAGLSLNQINPVISRVLGSFLQDGAISILNYANRVIQLPLGLVVIAISQAVLPELSRCLLRGEEAFVQTVRDSVRFALFAILPITLGACLVASPVVHLLFYRGAFDKWAWENTAQVLTMYALGLPGMACTTVIMRALYASKLPKQAIVVTVSSVAATLGFSVLLLSPLGVAGLALASSLAFSCSAGVGIVLLRRSLDHSIEVFQVAWVIRMIGALGALYLGAETMTCLWSYPVHRGLGVRSLWFLIFSGVGALAYLTVAMLMRFPELVWIREACTKKKKT; encoded by the coding sequence GTGTCCAGCAGTCTCTCCCGTATGGTACGAAATGCTTTAACGATGATGATCGGAACCTTGACGAGTCGAGTCCTTGGTCTCGTTCGGGAGATCATCACCGCCGCCCTTTTTGGAGCTTCCCGAGGCCTCGATGCTTTCTACGTGGCGTACACTTTATCGAATATTGCCCGACAGTTGTTGGCCGAGGGGGCTCTATCCGCCGCTTTTGTCCCGGTGTTTACCCAAGCCATGGAGCACTCCGGTCGAGGGCGTGGCCGGGCTCTGGCGCAGCAGGCTTTGACCGTTCTGTTACTCTCCTGTCTTGCAGTGATCGTCCTTGGGATTATGATGAGCCCGTGGCTGGTGAATCTCATGGCCCCGGGGTTTGATCGGGAGAAAGCCGCCCTGGCCGTCTCCTTAACCAGGTGGATGTTTCCATACCTTCTTTTGGTCTCGGTCGCTGCTCTGGCGATGGGGGTTCTCAACAGCCTGGATCGGTTTTTCGTTCCAGCTGTAGCTCCCGCATTGTCGAACATCGCTTATATTATGGTGGTCCTGCTTGGGGCGTCAAGGATGGGTGTGTGGAGCCTCGTATGGGCGGTGCTCTTTGGGGGGCTTCTTCAGATGGCTCTCCAGGTGGGGGTGGCCTGTCAGGAGGGCATTGCCTTGGTTCCGGCTCCTCCTGATCGGGGGGACCGGGATCTTCGGCGGATGTTGGCCCTCTTTTTGCCCTATGCTGCCGGACTGTCCCTCAATCAGATCAATCCTGTCATCAGCCGGGTATTGGGGTCATTTCTTCAGGATGGTGCGATCTCAATCCTCAACTACGCCAACAGGGTGATCCAACTTCCTCTGGGGCTCGTGGTCATCGCTATATCGCAGGCTGTTCTTCCCGAGCTCTCCCGCTGCCTTCTTCGGGGAGAGGAAGCTTTTGTTCAGACCGTCAGGGACTCGGTGCGTTTTGCTCTGTTTGCTATTCTACCGATAACCTTGGGCGCCTGCCTGGTGGCCTCTCCGGTGGTTCACCTTTTATTTTATCGGGGGGCATTCGACAAGTGGGCTTGGGAGAATACAGCTCAGGTCTTAACTATGTATGCCCTGGGACTTCCGGGCATGGCATGCACTACGGTGATCATGAGGGCTCTCTATGCCAGCAAACTGCCAAAGCAGGCTATTGTCGTGACGGTATCCAGCGTGGCCGCAACACTGGGGTTCAGTGTACTCCTTCTGAGTCCTCTGGGGGTTGCCGGTCTGGCTCTGGCGTCTTCCTTGGCCTTTTCCTGTTCGGCGGGGGTCGGAATTGTTCTGCTGAGACGGAGCCTTGATCACTCCATAGAGGTTTTTCAGGTGGCTTGGGTGATTCGAATGATTGGAGCCCTCGGAGCTCTCTATCTGGGGGCGGAAACGATGACTTGCTTGTGGTCCTATCCTGTACATAGGGGGCTGGGGGTCCGTTCTCTCTGGTTCCTGATTTTTTCAGGTGTTGGCGCCTTAGCCTACCTGACAGTAGCGATGTTGATGAGGTTCCCTGAATTGGTGTGGATCAGGGAGGCTTGTACAAAGAAGAAAAAAACATGA
- the tsaD gene encoding tRNA (adenosine(37)-N6)-threonylcarbamoyltransferase complex transferase subunit TsaD — protein MSFVTLAIESSCDDTAVAILEGQRVIRASVLSSQVECHADFGGVVPEYASRMHLEAFLPLIHRALKDGGIVDPSKEIDLVAVTAGPGLMGSLLVGCMGAKGLAQAWKTPLLGVNHLEGHIFANVVNHPDLETPFLSLLVSGGHTEIVLVEDLGRYELLGETRDDAAGEAYDKVAQLLGLSYPGGPVIDQLARSGNPKAFEFPVPLGRSDSVEFSFSGLKTAVLWQVDRLRSQGVSLPLEDICASFQLAVVRSLMGKLELASKLTGVRSVTLSGGVAANSALREVLQTKKGWKTFVPDLFYCTDNAVMIAAAAYHGWHRGRRSGLELAPAPSWSIIDGV, from the coding sequence GTGTCGTTCGTAACCTTGGCCATTGAGAGCAGCTGTGACGATACGGCGGTGGCCATCCTGGAGGGGCAGAGAGTCATTCGGGCCTCTGTGTTGTCGTCTCAGGTTGAGTGCCATGCCGACTTCGGCGGTGTGGTTCCAGAGTACGCCTCCAGGATGCACCTGGAGGCGTTTCTTCCTTTAATTCATCGGGCTCTTAAGGACGGGGGAATTGTCGATCCCTCCAAGGAGATCGATCTGGTCGCTGTGACCGCTGGTCCTGGTCTCATGGGGTCGCTGTTGGTTGGGTGTATGGGAGCGAAGGGCCTGGCCCAGGCGTGGAAAACCCCTTTACTGGGAGTCAATCATCTTGAAGGGCATATTTTCGCTAATGTGGTGAACCACCCCGACCTTGAAACGCCTTTTTTGTCCCTGCTCGTCTCTGGAGGGCACACCGAGATCGTTTTGGTGGAGGACTTGGGACGATACGAGCTCCTTGGAGAGACCCGTGATGATGCTGCTGGAGAGGCCTACGATAAAGTGGCCCAACTACTGGGATTATCCTACCCCGGAGGGCCGGTTATCGATCAACTGGCTCGCTCAGGCAACCCGAAGGCATTCGAGTTCCCCGTCCCTTTAGGTAGGTCTGATAGTGTAGAGTTCAGCTTCAGTGGTCTGAAGACGGCGGTTCTCTGGCAGGTTGATCGCCTCCGATCACAGGGGGTCTCTCTTCCCCTGGAGGATATTTGTGCTTCCTTCCAGTTGGCGGTCGTGCGCTCCCTTATGGGAAAGCTTGAATTAGCTTCAAAGCTCACCGGTGTTCGATCGGTAACTTTGTCCGGAGGGGTGGCAGCTAACAGCGCCCTTCGGGAAGTGCTTCAGACCAAGAAAGGGTGGAAAACGTTTGTTCCCGATCTCTTTTATTGTACCGACAATGCCGTTATGATCGCCGCTGCTGCCTATCATGGCTGGCATCGAGGGCGACGATCTGGTCTGGAGCTGGCACCGGCTCCCTCTTGGAGCATAATCGACGGTGTTTGA
- the lptB gene encoding LPS export ABC transporter ATP-binding protein translates to MSNKETERTRKQEGTILRAEGLSKSYKRREVVAGVSLEIPMGSIVGLLGPNGAGKTTSFYMVVGFVRPDSGRVFLDDQDITELPVYRRARIGVGYLSQESSVFRNLTVRENLDLVLEERRLPTAQRRQIAERLIDDLGLEALVGVAGYALSGGERRRLEIARCLAIMPDFLLLDEPFSGIDPIAVYDIQQIVLGLRDKGYGIMITDHNVRDTLAITDRASLIHRGKIVIEGAPETVAQSEVARKFYLGERFTW, encoded by the coding sequence ATGTCGAATAAAGAAACGGAAAGAACCAGGAAGCAGGAGGGAACGATTCTTCGAGCTGAAGGACTTTCCAAAAGCTATAAACGCAGGGAGGTCGTCGCGGGGGTCAGCCTGGAGATCCCTATGGGAAGCATTGTCGGACTCCTTGGACCGAACGGTGCGGGAAAGACGACGAGCTTTTACATGGTGGTGGGGTTTGTTCGTCCTGACTCTGGTCGGGTGTTTCTGGATGATCAGGATATCACAGAGCTCCCCGTATATCGACGTGCCCGGATAGGCGTGGGCTATCTTTCCCAGGAAAGCTCGGTGTTTCGCAACCTGACTGTTCGGGAAAATCTCGATTTGGTTCTTGAAGAGCGCCGACTTCCGACGGCTCAGAGGCGCCAGATTGCTGAGCGGCTCATTGACGACCTCGGGCTTGAGGCGTTGGTGGGGGTGGCGGGGTATGCCCTGAGTGGTGGAGAGCGGCGTCGGCTTGAAATTGCCCGATGTCTGGCCATTATGCCCGATTTCCTTCTTTTGGATGAGCCTTTCAGCGGGATCGATCCCATTGCAGTGTACGATATTCAACAGATCGTCTTAGGCCTCAGAGACAAGGGGTACGGTATCATGATCACAGATCATAATGTTCGGGACACGTTGGCAATTACCGATAGAGCCTCTCTCATCCATCGCGGGAAGATCGTCATTGAGGGAGCTCCTGAGACCGTTGCCCAGAGCGAGGTGGCCCGCAAGTTCTACTTGGGCGAGCGATTTACGTGGTAA
- the groL gene encoding chaperonin GroEL gives MAKILSFGEEARRAMERGVDKVTDTVGVTLGPKGRNVVLEKKFGSPAITNDGVTIAKEIELDDPYENMGAQLVKEVASKTNDVAGDGTTTATVLAREIIHEGMKNVAAGANGIFLRSGIEKAVAVITEELKRKSIQVKGKSEISQVASISANDSVVGKLIAEAMEKVGEDGVITVEDSQTMGTTLETVEGLQFDKGYISPYMVTDPERMEASLEDAYVLVFDAKISNIKDVLPILEKVVQTGKPLLLIAEDVEGEALATLVVNKLRGTMQVAAVKAPGFGERRKAMLQDIAIVTGGEVITADLGEKLENVELSKLGQAKKVRVTKEETTIVEGAGNSDDIRKRAAQIRKELEDSTSDYDKEKLQERLAKIVGGVAVIQVGSATETEQKELKLRIDDALSATRAAVEEGIVAGGGVALVSCIDALAKEIDSLSGDEKTGASLVLKSLASPLHLIATNAGLQGDVVVEKVRGLEDGFGLDAATGEYVNMIKAGIIDPVKVTRSALENAASVAKMVLTTEALIADKPEEKNEGMGGGMPGGMPGGMGGMY, from the coding sequence ATGGCCAAAATTCTTTCTTTCGGTGAAGAAGCCCGTCGCGCCATGGAGCGCGGCGTCGACAAGGTTACCGATACCGTCGGTGTAACTCTGGGCCCCAAGGGGCGCAACGTAGTTCTGGAGAAGAAGTTCGGCTCTCCTGCGATCACCAACGACGGCGTGACCATCGCCAAGGAGATTGAGCTGGACGATCCATACGAAAACATGGGTGCCCAGCTCGTCAAGGAGGTCGCCTCCAAGACCAACGACGTCGCCGGCGACGGAACGACCACTGCCACGGTCCTTGCTCGGGAGATTATCCACGAGGGTATGAAGAACGTCGCTGCCGGTGCCAACGGCATATTCCTTCGAAGCGGTATTGAAAAAGCTGTAGCCGTCATCACCGAGGAACTCAAGAGAAAGTCCATTCAGGTGAAGGGCAAGTCCGAGATCAGTCAGGTTGCCTCCATCTCGGCCAACGACAGTGTTGTGGGTAAGCTTATCGCTGAGGCCATGGAGAAGGTCGGCGAGGACGGCGTTATCACCGTCGAGGACAGCCAGACCATGGGGACCACCCTGGAGACCGTTGAGGGCCTCCAGTTCGACAAGGGCTATATCAGTCCTTATATGGTTACCGATCCCGAGCGGATGGAGGCGTCCCTTGAGGATGCGTATGTCCTTGTTTTCGATGCCAAGATCAGCAATATCAAGGACGTGCTTCCTATCCTGGAGAAGGTCGTCCAGACAGGTAAACCTCTTCTCCTTATCGCCGAGGACGTGGAGGGTGAAGCCCTGGCGACTCTCGTCGTCAACAAACTGCGCGGGACCATGCAGGTGGCCGCTGTCAAAGCTCCCGGATTTGGCGAGCGTCGTAAGGCCATGCTTCAGGATATCGCCATCGTCACCGGAGGCGAGGTTATTACTGCCGACTTGGGCGAGAAATTGGAGAACGTGGAGCTGTCCAAGCTGGGACAGGCCAAGAAAGTCCGGGTCACCAAGGAAGAGACGACCATCGTCGAGGGGGCTGGAAACTCCGATGATATCAGGAAACGTGCCGCTCAGATCCGTAAGGAACTTGAGGATTCCACCTCCGACTACGATAAAGAGAAACTTCAGGAGCGGCTCGCCAAAATCGTTGGGGGTGTGGCCGTGATTCAGGTTGGCTCTGCCACGGAGACCGAGCAAAAAGAGCTTAAGCTTAGGATCGATGACGCTCTGTCGGCTACCCGGGCCGCTGTTGAAGAGGGTATTGTGGCCGGTGGTGGTGTGGCACTGGTGAGCTGTATCGACGCCTTGGCTAAGGAGATCGACTCTCTGTCCGGTGATGAGAAGACCGGCGCGAGCCTGGTGCTCAAATCTCTTGCATCCCCGTTGCACCTCATTGCGACCAATGCGGGGCTTCAGGGCGATGTGGTTGTCGAGAAGGTTCGGGGGTTGGAGGACGGTTTCGGTTTGGATGCCGCCACGGGCGAGTACGTGAACATGATCAAAGCCGGTATCATCGATCCAGTCAAGGTGACCAGAAGTGCCTTGGAGAACGCCGCATCTGTGGCTAAGATGGTCCTGACCACCGAGGCCTTGATCGCTGATAAGCCTGAGGAGAAGAACGAAGGCATGGGTGGTGGAATGCCTGGTGGAATGCCCGGCGGTATGGGCGGTATGTACTAA